In Salinigranum marinum, one DNA window encodes the following:
- the fdhF gene encoding formate dehydrogenase subunit alpha, translated as MSTDDNEPVKTICPYCGVGCGIQIAQDDEGDVSFRPWGDAPVNKGSICIKGGAATQSVNHEERLTEPLIRGDDGELHEATWDEAYDLIVSEMERIRDEYSPQAMGFYGCSKAMNEENYLIQKLARHYGTNSVDTCTRMCHASTVYALKNSLGEGAMTNSMEDLEEAADVFWIQGANPGEQHPIANSQYFRQAVLEGATVIQVDPHANKTTRSFEITETDRHMHLQLEPGTDIPLLNVVIKTILENDWVDEEFIAERTEGFDHLKETLEDFDKEEAAETCGVPLEDIELAAEKYAMANNAAIFTGMGMSQHTCGVDNVQNEINLALVTGNLGRPGTGVNPLRGQNNVQGASDVGAMPNVLPGYRSVDDPEVRADVGGEWGFEIPSEPGLTNVEVSHEIGNTIHGLYIMGENPVMSEPDTNMVEKRMEELEFMVVQDIFPTETTEFADVVLPATSWAERDGTVVNTDRRTQRMRGVDKVYPNTKDDLEILCDVGTRLFGDGSFDFDDPEEVFEELRQVAPIFHGMTYDRLGEEGIHWPCYEPGDEGDSYLYEDGFTTESGRGQIEGVRHQPPKEVPDEEYPLILTTGRIIEHYNTGTMSRRSDTLTRVEPENFVDVHPNDAANYGIEDGDYVKLKSRRGEIEVQARVTEDIKEGTVWTTPHFADSAGNRLTNDVLDERAKIPEYKAAAAEIEVGIEPSPDVDAPADD; from the coding sequence ATGTCAACTGATGATAACGAACCGGTCAAAACGATCTGTCCGTACTGCGGTGTCGGCTGTGGCATCCAGATCGCACAGGACGACGAGGGCGACGTCTCCTTCCGGCCGTGGGGCGACGCCCCCGTCAACAAGGGGAGCATCTGCATCAAGGGTGGCGCGGCCACCCAATCAGTCAACCACGAAGAGCGCCTGACAGAGCCGCTGATCCGCGGCGACGACGGCGAACTCCACGAAGCCACGTGGGACGAAGCCTACGACCTGATCGTCTCGGAGATGGAGCGCATCCGCGACGAGTACAGCCCTCAGGCCATGGGCTTTTACGGCTGTTCGAAGGCGATGAACGAGGAGAACTACCTCATCCAGAAACTCGCCCGACACTACGGCACCAACAGCGTCGACACCTGCACACGGATGTGTCACGCCTCGACGGTGTACGCGCTCAAGAACAGCCTCGGCGAGGGCGCGATGACCAACAGCATGGAGGACCTCGAAGAGGCCGCGGACGTGTTCTGGATCCAGGGAGCGAACCCCGGCGAGCAACACCCAATCGCCAACAGCCAGTACTTCCGGCAAGCAGTGTTGGAAGGGGCGACCGTCATCCAGGTCGACCCCCACGCCAACAAGACGACGCGGTCGTTCGAGATCACCGAGACCGACCGCCACATGCACCTCCAGCTGGAGCCGGGCACCGACATCCCGCTCTTGAACGTCGTCATCAAGACCATCCTGGAGAACGACTGGGTCGACGAGGAGTTCATCGCCGAGCGCACGGAGGGGTTCGACCACCTCAAGGAGACGCTCGAGGACTTCGACAAGGAGGAGGCGGCCGAGACGTGTGGCGTCCCGCTGGAGGACATCGAACTCGCCGCCGAGAAGTACGCGATGGCGAACAACGCGGCCATCTTCACCGGCATGGGGATGAGCCAGCACACCTGCGGCGTCGACAACGTCCAAAACGAGATCAACCTCGCGCTGGTCACGGGCAACCTCGGCCGCCCGGGGACGGGGGTCAACCCGCTCCGCGGACAGAACAACGTCCAGGGTGCCTCCGACGTGGGCGCGATGCCGAACGTCCTCCCCGGCTACCGTTCGGTCGACGACCCCGAGGTCCGGGCGGACGTCGGGGGCGAGTGGGGCTTCGAGATCCCGTCCGAACCCGGCCTGACGAACGTCGAGGTCTCCCACGAGATCGGCAACACGATCCACGGCCTGTACATCATGGGCGAGAACCCCGTGATGAGCGAACCCGACACCAACATGGTCGAAAAGCGGATGGAGGAGTTGGAGTTCATGGTGGTCCAGGACATCTTCCCGACCGAGACGACGGAGTTCGCGGACGTCGTCCTGCCGGCCACGTCGTGGGCTGAACGCGACGGGACGGTCGTCAACACCGACCGCCGAACCCAGCGGATGCGCGGCGTCGATAAGGTCTACCCGAACACGAAAGACGACCTCGAGATCCTCTGTGACGTCGGGACCCGTCTGTTCGGCGACGGCAGCTTCGACTTCGACGACCCCGAGGAGGTGTTCGAGGAACTCCGACAGGTCGCGCCCATCTTCCACGGCATGACGTACGACCGCCTGGGCGAGGAGGGCATCCACTGGCCCTGTTACGAACCCGGCGACGAGGGAGACTCCTACCTCTACGAGGACGGCTTTACCACCGAGAGCGGCCGCGGACAGATCGAGGGTGTGCGCCACCAGCCGCCGAAGGAGGTCCCCGACGAGGAGTACCCCCTGATCCTCACCACGGGCCGCATCATCGAACACTACAACACGGGGACGATGAGCCGCCGGTCCGACACGCTCACCCGCGTCGAACCGGAGAACTTCGTCGACGTGCACCCGAACGACGCCGCGAACTACGGCATCGAGGACGGCGACTACGTGAAGCTCAAGTCCCGGCGCGGAGAGATCGAAGTCCAGGCCCGCGTCACCGAGGACATCAAGGAAGGGACGGTGTGGACGACCCCGCACTTCGCCGACTCCGCGGGCAACCGCCTCACGAACGACGTGCTCGACGAGCGGGCGAAGATCCCCGAGTACAAGGCCGCAGCCGCCGAGATCGAGGTCGGCATCGAGCCGAGCCCCGACGTCGACGCGCCCGCCGACGACTGA
- a CDS encoding aldehyde ferredoxin oxidoreductase family protein, with the protein MSRRPPTRLLRVDLDTGTARSEPVPEADRRRFLGGKGIGAKVLYDDLRAGTDPLSSANSLCFAVGPLSGSLPGEPRCAVVTKSPLSGTFVDSYVGGSFAARLPNALDRHLALVVTGRADEPCVLRLSGGGATLSPTEQWGKTIPATDAALADGDSDGDVAVACIGPAGEHRVRYATIGTDGGDHQAGRGGVGAVMGSKRLKAVVVEGDSPDLSALPEAAAAVREQYTDHYHDSDTGRWIDAGGTVETLDFANEVGILPTRGWQADRFEGAENVGVEAVRAAAHAREADGDFRVATADAAGTHPDSDGSADAAETVPRGATPMVLGAGLGIDDFDAVATLGGLCDRLGLDVISAGNAVAWAVRAADEGYLSEAVDPDATDLAFGDAEGVRRLLSAIARREGPLADALADGVTAAATRFGGDDLVPTVKSVALPSYDPRGSLAMALAYATSDRGACHRRARPAVTEVFATEEWSNERRARTVAAEQDLRSLLWCLVADDFVGETLPDHGAALLAALGFDYTEEELLAVGERVWTLTRLFNVREGFDHADDGLPAAVRRPSTDAVREGADPAAFDDLLSAYYDVRGWDAEGRPTRALVERLDLGDVVDDATPVAPGDS; encoded by the coding sequence ATGAGCCGTCGTCCCCCGACTCGACTCCTCCGCGTCGACCTCGACACCGGCACGGCCAGAAGCGAGCCGGTTCCCGAGGCGGACCGCCGTCGGTTCCTCGGCGGCAAAGGGATCGGGGCCAAGGTCCTGTACGACGATCTCCGTGCGGGGACGGACCCGCTCTCCAGCGCGAACAGCCTCTGCTTCGCCGTCGGTCCGCTCAGCGGCTCGCTCCCGGGCGAGCCGCGGTGTGCGGTCGTCACGAAGTCACCCCTGTCGGGGACGTTCGTCGACTCGTACGTCGGCGGCTCGTTCGCCGCGCGCCTCCCGAACGCGCTCGACCGGCACCTCGCGCTCGTCGTCACGGGCCGTGCGGACGAACCCTGCGTCCTCCGGCTCTCGGGCGGGGGGGCGACGCTGTCGCCGACGGAACAGTGGGGGAAGACCATCCCGGCGACCGACGCGGCGCTCGCCGACGGCGACAGTGACGGCGACGTCGCGGTCGCCTGTATCGGCCCGGCGGGCGAACACCGGGTGCGGTACGCGACGATCGGGACCGACGGCGGCGACCACCAGGCGGGCCGTGGCGGCGTCGGAGCGGTCATGGGGTCGAAACGACTCAAGGCGGTCGTCGTCGAGGGCGACTCCCCCGACCTGTCGGCGTTGCCGGAGGCGGCCGCGGCCGTCCGGGAACAGTACACCGACCATTACCACGACAGCGACACCGGTCGGTGGATCGACGCCGGCGGCACGGTCGAGACGCTCGACTTCGCCAACGAGGTCGGCATTCTCCCGACCCGCGGCTGGCAGGCCGATCGGTTCGAGGGGGCCGAGAACGTCGGCGTCGAGGCGGTCCGCGCGGCAGCACACGCCCGGGAGGCCGACGGCGATTTCCGCGTCGCGACGGCCGACGCCGCCGGGACCCACCCGGACTCCGACGGCTCCGCCGACGCCGCCGAGACGGTCCCGCGAGGGGCGACACCGATGGTGCTCGGCGCGGGACTCGGCATCGACGACTTCGACGCCGTCGCCACACTCGGCGGCCTCTGCGACCGGCTCGGACTGGACGTCATCAGCGCCGGCAACGCCGTCGCCTGGGCGGTTCGAGCCGCCGACGAGGGGTACCTGTCGGAGGCGGTCGACCCCGACGCCACCGACCTCGCCTTCGGGGACGCGGAGGGGGTACGACGGCTCCTGTCGGCGATCGCCCGTCGGGAGGGGCCGCTCGCCGACGCACTCGCCGACGGGGTCACCGCCGCGGCCACCCGCTTCGGTGGTGACGACCTCGTTCCGACGGTGAAGTCCGTCGCGCTCCCCTCGTACGATCCCCGCGGGTCGCTGGCGATGGCACTGGCGTACGCCACGAGCGACCGCGGTGCCTGCCACCGGCGGGCACGACCGGCCGTCACCGAGGTGTTCGCCACCGAGGAGTGGTCGAACGAGCGCCGGGCGCGAACCGTCGCGGCCGAGCAGGACCTCCGCTCGCTCCTCTGGTGTCTCGTCGCCGACGACTTCGTCGGCGAGACCCTCCCCGACCACGGCGCGGCACTGCTCGCGGCGCTGGGGTTCGACTACACCGAGGAGGAACTGCTCGCGGTCGGCGAGCGCGTGTGGACGCTCACCCGGCTGTTCAACGTCCGCGAGGGGTTCGACCACGCGGACGACGGCCTCCCGGCGGCCGTCCGACGGCCCTCGACCGACGCCGTCCGCGAGGGGGCCGATCCGGCGGCGTTCGACGATCTCCTTTCGGCGTACTACGACGTCCGGGGCTGGGACGCCGAGGGGCGACCGACCCGGGCGCTCGTCGAACGACTCGACCTCGGCGATGTCGTCGACGACGCGACGCCGGTCGCCCCGGGCGACAGCTGA